Proteins from one Triticum aestivum cultivar Chinese Spring chromosome 7A, IWGSC CS RefSeq v2.1, whole genome shotgun sequence genomic window:
- the LOC123147668 gene encoding protein S-acyltransferase 8 yields the protein MAKQLRVYQVWRGNNIIWCGGRLIFGPDAKATLLSFSLIVAPVVVFCIFVGKNLIHIFPAYNAGYAILVVTVALTIHVLLLLFLTSSQDPGIVPRNSNPPVEEFSHDSSAPHTLQFPRIKAIMVNGVPVRVKYCETCMLYRPPRCSHCSKCDNCVERFDHHCPWVGQCIGQRNYRYFFWFVCSAAILCFYVFTMSALYISLLMKDHRSVVEAIKASPASVAVMGYCFICFWFVGGLTGFHSYLIATNKTTYENIKYKYSNQPNAFDRGCIHNCFEVLCTKRKPSRINLRAIVQEEHVASLPRISRSSVPEDETPHRPRAKVEDDLEMGLDILKTSRRRSDDLSDLELGTTSNGARYRRSDSDTEIPVMTRTITESSDQTRDLDFYSVTNAAHPSSPEQRQLPDELR from the exons atGGCCAAGCAGCTGCGGGTCTACCAAGTCTGGAGAGGCAACAAC ATAATCTGGTGTGGTGGGAGACTGATCTTTGGACCAGATGCCAAGGCTACTCTGCTATCTTTCTCGCTGATCGTGGCCCCCGTTGTTGTCTTCTGCATCTTTGTGGGCAAAAATCTCATACACATCTTTCCTGCATATAACGCAGGGTATGCAATTCTGGTTGTCACCGTAGCCCTGACAATTCAT GTACTGTTACTGCTCTTCTTGACCTCATCTCAAGATCCAGGTATTGTACCAAGGAATTCAAATCCACCTGTGGAGGAGTTTTCTCATGATTCTTCAGCCCCTCATACTCTCCAGTTCCCTCGGATAAAAGCGATCATGGTCAATGGTGTGCCCGTGAGAGTAAAATATTGTGAAACTTGCATGCTATATCGGCCTCCTCGTTGCTCCCACTGTTCCAAATGTGATAATTGTGTCGAGCGATTTGATCACCACTGCCCTTGGGTTGGTCAATGTATTGGACAG CGCAATTACCGCTACTTCTTCTGGTTTGTTTGTTCGGCAGCAATCCTGTGTTTCTATGTGTTTACAATGTCTGCATTGTACATCAGTCTACTCATGAAGGATCACCGTTCAGTGGTGGAGGCAATTAAAGCATCTCCAGCATCAGTGGCAGTCATGGGATACTGTTTCATTTGTTTCTGGTTTGTTGGTGGTCTCACCGGATTCCACTCTTACCTCATTGCAACAAATAAG ACAACATATGAGAACATCAAGTACAAGTACAGCAACCAACCCAATGCGTTCGACCGTGGTTGCATACACAATTGCTTCGAGGTCCTGTGCACGAAAAGGAAGCCGTCTAGGATCAACCTGCGAGCCATCGTTCAAGAGGAACATGTTGCGTCCCTGCCACGAATCAGCCGTTCCAGTGTGCCCGAAGATGAGACGCCCCACCGTCCACGAGCCAAAGTGGAGGATGACCTTGAGATGGGCCTCGACATCCTGAAGACCTCACGGCGCCGGTCAGATGACCTGAGTGACTTAGAGTTGGGCACTACAAGCAATGGCGCAAGATATCGCAGAAGTGATTCAGACACTGAGATCCCAGTTATGACCAGAACCATTACTGAGAGCTCCGATCAAACTAGGGATCTGGACTTCTATTCAGTGACCAACGCTGCACATCCCTCGTCTCCTGAGCAGAGGCAGCTCCCCGATGAACTCCGCTGA